From one Sphingobacteriales bacterium genomic stretch:
- a CDS encoding galactokinase translates to MLDLQPLKEEFIQLYGDGEVECYFSPGRVNLIGEHIDYNGGLVLPAAISLGISAVVRRKDDEVIRIYAKAYDQEVLIRLAEINPLEKVSNSGHWSEYIAATLKVLMDNGENISGADILIGSDLPLGAGLSSSAALECLIAYIFNESYYHNNRTSLALDAQRAEREYVGVQCGIMDQFAVANGKRNNAILLNCSTLEFEYIPMDFKGLRLVIINSNKPRALAESNYNERRKECEDAFALLRTIDPAGDLCHVHEISLSCLEDDVLYRRAKHVVLENKRVEQAVVLLKNGTVEAFGQLLTQSHISLDADYEVSGNELNTIVHYSTHFDGCIGARMTGAGFGGCCIALVENDKIERFMTYVGKKYTEKTGLTASFYFTDIVDGVRKW, encoded by the coding sequence ATGCTCGACCTTCAACCCTTAAAAGAAGAATTTATTCAGCTCTACGGCGATGGAGAAGTGGAATGTTATTTTTCTCCGGGCAGAGTCAATCTGATTGGTGAACATATTGATTACAACGGTGGGCTCGTGCTCCCTGCTGCCATTTCATTGGGTATCTCTGCTGTCGTAAGAAGAAAAGACGATGAAGTCATACGGATATATGCAAAAGCATACGATCAGGAGGTTTTGATACGGCTTGCCGAGATTAACCCGTTAGAAAAAGTAAGCAACTCCGGTCATTGGTCAGAATATATTGCCGCCACTTTAAAGGTCTTAATGGACAATGGAGAGAATATCAGCGGTGCCGATATTTTAATAGGCAGTGATCTTCCTTTAGGTGCCGGTTTGTCTTCCTCAGCTGCATTGGAGTGCCTGATAGCCTATATTTTCAATGAATCCTATTACCATAATAACCGGACTTCGCTTGCTTTAGATGCTCAAAGGGCGGAGCGGGAATATGTAGGCGTACAATGCGGCATTATGGATCAGTTTGCCGTGGCCAACGGAAAAAGAAATAATGCCATACTATTAAATTGCAGTACGTTGGAGTTTGAATATATCCCGATGGATTTTAAAGGCTTACGGCTGGTCATTATTAATTCCAATAAACCGCGTGCATTAGCAGAATCTAACTACAATGAACGTCGAAAAGAATGCGAGGATGCATTTGCTCTTCTGCGAACAATAGATCCAGCCGGCGATTTGTGTCATGTCCATGAAATTTCACTATCCTGTCTGGAAGATGATGTTTTATATAGAAGAGCAAAACATGTGGTATTGGAAAATAAAAGGGTTGAACAGGCCGTTGTATTATTGAAAAATGGCACAGTTGAGGCGTTTGGGCAATTGCTGACGCAATCACATATCTCTCTAGATGCGGATTATGAGGTATCGGGAAATGAACTTAATACCATCGTGCATTACAGCACACATTTTGACGGATGCATCGGTGCACGCATGACAGGTGCCGGGTTTGGCGGTTGTTGCATTGCATTGGTGGAAAACGATAAGATAGAGCGATTTATGACGTATGTCGGGAAGAAATATACCGAAAAAACGGGATTAACAGCTTCCTTTTATTTTACCGATATTGTGGACGGTGTCCGAAAGTGGTAA
- the bioA gene encoding adenosylmethionine--8-amino-7-oxononanoate transaminase: MNLSERDRQSIWHPFTQHQTAKDAIAIVSGQGVYLTDEHGNQFIDAVSSWWTNLFGHTHPFITQQIKNQLDSLEHVIFSGFTHQPAVELAEKLVQMLGNGQQKVFFSDNGSTSVEVALKMAIQYWSNLGEERNTIIAFKNAYHGDTFGAMSVGARGVFHQPFEPFLFDVAFIDLPDESNFSRLLTDFEGIICKQKVAAFIFEPLIQGSAGMLMYNPGFLDKLIETAQKMDVICIADEVMTGFGRTGNVFASDYLTHKPDIFCLSKGITGGFLPLGVTTCHQKIYDAFLSDNKSKTFFHGHSYTGNPLACAAANASMELLTHYMPTIQTLVDWQQEYCQRLKDHPQVANLRQLGTIVAFEVKSGSASGYFNNLRDFLYDNFIRRGVLLRPLGNTVYVMPPYVISKDELGKVYQVICEVLELLDN; encoded by the coding sequence ATGAATCTTTCTGAGCGTGACAGGCAATCTATCTGGCATCCGTTCACACAGCACCAAACTGCCAAAGATGCGATTGCCATTGTCAGCGGGCAAGGCGTTTATCTGACAGATGAACACGGTAATCAGTTTATTGATGCTGTTTCAAGCTGGTGGACAAATTTATTCGGGCATACGCATCCATTTATCACACAACAAATTAAAAATCAATTAGATAGTTTAGAACATGTGATTTTTTCAGGTTTCACACATCAACCGGCTGTTGAATTGGCCGAAAAGCTGGTGCAGATGTTGGGAAATGGACAGCAAAAGGTGTTTTTTTCAGATAATGGTTCTACCTCGGTAGAGGTAGCCTTGAAAATGGCTATTCAATACTGGTCTAACCTTGGTGAAGAACGAAATACGATTATTGCTTTTAAAAATGCCTATCATGGTGATACATTTGGAGCGATGTCTGTGGGGGCGCGCGGAGTCTTCCATCAGCCATTTGAACCGTTTCTCTTTGATGTTGCATTTATTGATTTACCGGATGAATCCAATTTTAGCCGGTTATTGACGGATTTTGAAGGAATTATATGTAAACAAAAAGTGGCAGCATTCATCTTTGAACCACTTATCCAGGGTTCTGCAGGCATGTTAATGTATAATCCCGGATTTTTAGATAAGTTGATTGAAACTGCCCAAAAAATGGATGTCATTTGTATCGCGGATGAGGTAATGACGGGTTTTGGAAGAACAGGCAATGTTTTTGCATCCGATTATTTGACCCATAAACCTGATATTTTCTGTCTTTCTAAAGGAATTACAGGTGGCTTTTTGCCGTTGGGAGTGACTACCTGCCATCAAAAGATATATGATGCATTTCTGAGTGATAACAAATCGAAGACCTTTTTCCACGGGCATTCCTATACCGGAAATCCTCTTGCCTGCGCGGCGGCCAATGCCAGCATGGAATTATTGACTCATTACATGCCAACAATTCAAACCTTGGTGGATTGGCAGCAGGAATACTGTCAAAGATTAAAAGATCATCCACAAGTTGCAAACCTGCGGCAATTAGGCACAATAGTAGCCTTTGAGGTCAAATCAGGTTCTGCTTCTGGTTATTTTAATAACTTACGGGATTTCCTGTATGATAATTTCATTCGGCGAGGCGTTTTGCTGCGTCCTTTGGGAAATACCGTATATGTTATGCCGCCTTATGTCATTTCCAAAGATGAACTTGGAAAAGTCTATCAGGTTATTTGTGAGGTCTTGGAATTATTGGATAATTAA
- a CDS encoding nucleotidyltransferase produces the protein MSNTTLVIMAAGIGSRYGGVKQADSFGPSGEWLMDYAIYDAQQAGFDDVVIITRNDLLSDMQEHVSKIWSDKIPVRFALQQPPTDANPARTKPWGTGQAILATKELLKNPFVVINADDFYGREAYVSIHRFLYTSDNNAPAFALVGYPLENTLSDIGTVSRGVCTLNEHNELVAITEMTKIDLKDGVLRNENEDHSFTPIPFNSFASMNFWGFTSYLFDELDKQWNDFYSINHDEMKAEFLIPTVVSKMMGEGKIKVQLLPDGKDWCGVTYSEEKDLVIGAIRNKIAQGIYPDNLSC, from the coding sequence ATGAGCAATACAACTTTAGTGATTATGGCTGCAGGTATTGGCAGCAGGTACGGCGGTGTCAAACAAGCGGATAGCTTCGGGCCAAGCGGGGAATGGCTGATGGATTATGCCATTTATGATGCACAACAGGCTGGTTTTGATGATGTTGTCATTATCACCAGAAATGATTTGTTAAGCGATATGCAGGAACATGTCAGTAAGATATGGTCTGATAAGATTCCTGTTCGTTTTGCCTTACAGCAGCCACCCACAGACGCAAATCCGGCACGTACAAAACCGTGGGGAACCGGTCAGGCTATTCTGGCAACAAAAGAACTGCTGAAAAACCCATTTGTGGTCATCAATGCGGATGACTTTTACGGAAGAGAGGCCTATGTCTCCATTCATAGATTTCTGTATACTTCCGACAATAATGCTCCAGCATTTGCTTTGGTTGGTTATCCGTTGGAAAATACGTTATCCGATATCGGAACAGTTTCAAGAGGTGTTTGTACGTTGAATGAGCACAATGAATTGGTTGCTATCACAGAAATGACTAAAATTGATTTGAAAGATGGCGTGTTGCGCAATGAAAATGAGGATCATTCTTTTACGCCTATCCCTTTTAACAGTTTTGCATCCATGAATTTCTGGGGCTTTACCTCCTATCTGTTTGATGAGCTGGATAAACAATGGAATGATTTCTATTCCATCAATCATGATGAAATGAAAGCGGAGTTCTTGATTCCAACTGTCGTATCAAAGATGATGGGAGAAGGAAAAATAAAAGTTCAGTTACTGCCGGATGGGAAAGACTGGTGCGGCGTAACCTATTCTGAAGAAAAAGATTTGGTGATTGGCGCTATCAGAAATAAAATTGCGCAGGGCATTTATCCGGACAATTTATCCTGTTAA
- a CDS encoding ComEC/Rec2 family competence protein — translation MRYKLSHTPLLRIVLPLATGIWLFDYMNIPFQWLLAAGFLTLLITFLQHLTIQNTTSKKVNAVLVIILLLLAGGILITGKKPASQKQHFSNYPAVWAKGIISKPLEEKDKSYKTIIIIEQVVDSNRKVINTEGNLLIYIKKDSTQPLYETGDEVLLPLNYKPTENARNPGQFDYRKYLSHKSINHQQFIRPCDIILLQKHKKLLIKRWSNAVSISIQSVLEKYIPNRENFALADGILLGHRAEIDEELYNAFAYTGIMHILSVSGLHVGIIYGMLLFFLGLIKDRNKKIKIAKFVFVFLFIWLFAFITGLSPACVRAAILFSLLNFGSLTNENTNGINLLSGAAIIQLLIDPNALFDIGFQLSYLAMLGLFIFTNPIYSLFYHPKKLIDWTWKLWSASIAAQLFTVPLSIYYFGNFPTYFLLANIFAIPLSAVILWLSIFVVFFSFIPFIASITGWIDSITIRLFIEFTFFISNLPMGKLFNLYISKVQLVILLVAVTSLSLFVILRKSTYLFACLTLFLATIVLSYVHDIRQLKNHEIIAYAIRKNWAIGVNRGNDQLLLSKDSIERKDLQFSVKNSYRMFRIQHVQHTTSDDTIYEKHLYHYRNLLYVYGKSFYFITRENSRKHFAPPLKTDFLVLSDNCYLDTAKLKTDFEFSQLLLSGDNDNRHLKIYRRLLNATRIRFKDISEGALIIQ, via the coding sequence GTGCGATATAAGTTATCACATACACCATTATTGAGAATTGTCCTTCCTTTGGCAACCGGTATCTGGTTGTTTGATTACATGAACATCCCGTTTCAATGGTTATTGGCTGCCGGATTTTTGACTCTCCTGATTACTTTTTTACAACATCTAACCATACAAAATACTACCTCAAAAAAAGTAAATGCCGTACTTGTCATTATTTTACTGCTGTTAGCCGGTGGAATACTCATTACTGGCAAAAAACCAGCAAGCCAGAAGCAGCACTTCAGCAATTACCCTGCGGTTTGGGCGAAAGGAATCATATCCAAGCCACTGGAAGAAAAAGATAAAAGCTACAAGACTATTATAATCATTGAACAAGTGGTCGACTCGAACCGGAAAGTAATAAATACAGAAGGCAATCTGCTCATATACATAAAAAAGGACAGCACGCAACCCTTATATGAAACAGGAGATGAGGTATTACTGCCTTTAAATTATAAGCCGACTGAAAATGCCCGGAATCCCGGACAATTTGATTACCGGAAGTACCTATCCCATAAATCCATTAATCATCAGCAATTTATACGTCCCTGCGATATAATCCTACTTCAGAAACACAAAAAATTACTTATAAAGAGATGGAGTAATGCTGTCAGCATATCGATACAGTCCGTTCTGGAAAAGTACATTCCCAACAGGGAGAATTTTGCACTTGCCGACGGCATCTTACTTGGACACCGGGCGGAAATCGATGAGGAATTGTACAATGCATTTGCCTATACGGGTATCATGCACATACTTTCTGTTTCCGGTTTGCATGTCGGGATTATCTATGGCATGTTGTTATTTTTTCTCGGTCTCATCAAAGACCGAAATAAAAAAATAAAGATTGCAAAGTTTGTATTTGTATTCCTGTTTATCTGGCTGTTTGCATTTATCACCGGGCTTTCACCGGCCTGTGTTCGGGCTGCCATTCTGTTTTCCCTGTTAAATTTTGGAAGCCTGACGAATGAAAATACGAATGGCATTAATCTGTTGTCCGGTGCCGCCATTATCCAACTGCTCATCGATCCGAATGCACTTTTTGACATCGGGTTCCAGCTCTCCTATCTCGCCATGCTGGGATTATTTATTTTTACCAATCCCATTTATTCGCTGTTTTATCACCCGAAAAAATTAATCGACTGGACCTGGAAATTATGGTCAGCTTCAATTGCTGCACAGCTTTTTACGGTTCCGCTAAGTATTTATTATTTCGGCAATTTTCCGACCTATTTCTTACTGGCAAATATCTTCGCCATTCCGCTGTCTGCGGTCATCTTGTGGCTGAGTATTTTCGTTGTTTTCTTTAGCTTTATTCCTTTTATCGCTTCCATAACAGGCTGGATAGATTCCATCACAATCCGCCTGTTTATAGAATTCACTTTTTTTATCTCCAATCTGCCAATGGGGAAATTATTTAATTTATACATTTCCAAGGTACAATTAGTTATTCTGCTGGTAGCGGTCACCTCTCTCTCATTATTCGTTATTCTAAGGAAATCAACCTATTTATTTGCCTGTTTAACCTTGTTCCTCGCAACAATCGTATTGTCGTATGTCCATGATATCCGACAACTGAAGAACCATGAAATCATTGCATATGCCATCCGGAAAAACTGGGCAATTGGAGTTAATCGGGGAAATGACCAATTGCTGCTTAGCAAAGACAGCATTGAACGGAAGGATTTACAATTTTCTGTAAAGAATTCATACCGGATGTTCCGAATTCAGCATGTACAACATACTACATCGGATGATACGATCTATGAAAAGCATCTCTATCACTATAGAAATCTGCTGTATGTTTATGGTAAATCATTTTACTTTATTACCAGAGAGAATTCAAGGAAACACTTTGCTCCGCCACTGAAGACAGACTTTCTGGTGTTGAGTGATAATTGTTATTTAGATACCGCTAAATTAAAAACAGATTTTGAATTCAGCCAACTGCTCCTATCCGGTGATAATGACAACAGACACCTGAAAATCTACAGAAGACTTTTAAATGCAACCCGCATCCGATTCAAGGATATCTCAGAGGGTGCATTAATTATCCAATAA
- a CDS encoding pyridoxal phosphate-dependent aminotransferase family protein, translating into MELDERIQGYLQSRKENHLYRQLTHSEQLIDFSSNDYLGLAHSAFIRQQVDDELGRRIFCKSGATGSRLLNGNSVFYTDLEKMLAEIHHAAAALMFNSGFDANVGLLSTVIQKQDIIYYDELVHASIHQGMKLSGAEKVSFRHNDMKDLEEKLRCNTEFEVRFIISESMFSMEGDKAKLKELAILAKQYKAKLIIDEAHATGLFGINGSGLCNEAGVEESCFARVYTFGKAVGSHGAAVVCSELLKNYLINFSRNLIYSTALETNNLLRVKHSYFFIQSNKNQLFKLNKIIKYFKFKLSMLNNSLEVCGDGPIFGLVIGDNLKCKDTAAYLQSKGFDVRAILSPTVPTTTERIRIILHSFNTVNQIDRFFYYLIDYQSIDK; encoded by the coding sequence ATGGAACTGGATGAACGTATACAAGGTTATTTGCAATCTCGTAAAGAAAATCACCTTTACAGACAGCTAACACATTCTGAACAACTCATCGATTTTTCTTCCAATGATTATTTAGGATTGGCACACTCGGCGTTTATACGACAACAGGTTGATGATGAGTTAGGTAGAAGAATATTTTGCAAGTCTGGTGCTACCGGGTCGCGATTATTGAACGGTAATTCAGTGTTTTACACGGATTTAGAAAAAATGTTAGCGGAAATTCACCACGCTGCAGCTGCATTGATGTTTAATTCAGGGTTTGATGCCAATGTCGGGTTGTTATCTACCGTTATTCAGAAACAGGATATTATCTATTATGATGAACTGGTTCACGCATCCATTCATCAGGGGATGAAGTTGAGCGGAGCTGAAAAAGTTTCGTTTCGGCACAATGATATGAAGGATTTGGAAGAGAAACTCAGGTGCAATACAGAATTTGAAGTTCGATTTATTATATCCGAATCTATGTTTTCGATGGAAGGAGACAAGGCTAAGTTGAAAGAATTAGCCATTTTGGCTAAACAATATAAGGCAAAATTGATTATAGATGAGGCGCATGCAACCGGACTTTTTGGCATAAATGGAAGTGGATTGTGCAATGAAGCAGGAGTAGAAGAATCCTGTTTCGCCCGGGTATATACCTTTGGAAAAGCCGTTGGAAGCCATGGCGCAGCCGTTGTGTGCAGTGAATTGTTGAAAAATTACCTGATCAACTTCTCAAGGAATTTAATCTATTCTACCGCTCTGGAAACGAATAATCTACTGCGTGTGAAACATAGTTATTTTTTTATTCAATCAAATAAAAATCAATTATTTAAATTAAATAAGATAATCAAATACTTTAAGTTTAAGCTATCAATGCTGAATAACTCTTTGGAAGTGTGTGGCGATGGCCCAATTTTTGGACTTGTGATTGGAGATAATCTGAAATGCAAAGATACTGCCGCTTATTTACAAAGTAAGGGGTTTGATGTCAGGGCTATCCTGTCGCCAACAGTTCCAACAACAACAGAGCGGATAAGAATAATTTTACATAGCTTTAACACAGTGAATCAGATTGATCGATTTTTTTATTATTTAATTGATTATCAAAGTATTGATAAATAA
- the yidC gene encoding membrane protein insertase YidC yields the protein MNFDKNTVIGITLIILIFFGFSIYTSRQEAQYKKEHPQEAKKTAAYPKGDENKSASAKDSVSAATTPSKNDSAIVADFGIFARSASGKEILTTIENDDCIYTFSNKGGVIKKVELKKYKTFHKTPLVLFEDKGNNFNLLFYSNERKNPIETEYLFFTSDVTSRKISGKQNLTVVYKIDAGNGTVYEHEYVLTGKGFAVDFTVKAANLGNVIPKNASYITLNWSQSMPSQEGGIDDQRANAGVYYENNAKESDYLSLGKDVDEKIEQPLKWGSFKQKFFNTAIIASGKPFNKDAALKSTLPKEEDKTTVKFVAAQLQIPYDGSNQFSYQMQMYMGPNKFDELKATKSDLTSIIPLGGSILGLLNKYFIIPIFHFFSKFLSNYGIIIFILALVIKLVTFPFTYKSTLSMIKMKVLKPELDELKKKFPNQAEYGQKQMELYSQTGVSPFGGCLPMLLQMPILIAMYRFFPASIELRQQPFLWATDLSSFDAIVTWGPEIPLIGNHLSLFTILMAVSSIAVTKLTSMAQPSAGPDDMMAQQMKIMQYVMPVMLLFIFNKQPAALSYYYFLFNILTIGQNWIIQKFFVDEAKIHLQIQENRKKPKKQGAFQQRMQEMMKQQQELKKGK from the coding sequence ATGAATTTCGATAAAAACACGGTCATTGGTATTACTCTTATAATACTTATTTTTTTCGGTTTTTCCATCTATACAAGCCGGCAGGAAGCTCAATACAAGAAAGAACATCCGCAGGAAGCAAAGAAAACGGCCGCCTATCCAAAAGGTGACGAGAATAAATCCGCCTCAGCAAAAGACAGTGTTTCTGCTGCAACTACACCCTCAAAGAACGACTCCGCCATCGTTGCTGATTTCGGTATTTTTGCCCGGTCAGCTTCCGGAAAGGAAATTCTTACCACCATTGAAAACGATGACTGTATCTATACTTTTTCCAACAAAGGAGGTGTCATTAAAAAGGTGGAATTGAAAAAATATAAAACATTCCATAAAACGCCGCTTGTCTTGTTTGAAGACAAGGGCAATAATTTCAACCTGCTTTTTTACAGCAATGAGCGAAAAAATCCCATTGAAACCGAATATTTATTCTTTACCTCAGATGTAACGTCCCGAAAGATTTCTGGAAAACAGAATCTCACAGTTGTATATAAGATAGATGCGGGCAACGGGACGGTGTATGAACATGAATATGTTTTAACCGGAAAAGGGTTTGCAGTGGATTTTACAGTAAAGGCAGCCAACTTAGGAAATGTAATTCCCAAGAATGCATCTTACATTACACTGAACTGGAGCCAGTCCATGCCTTCTCAGGAAGGCGGCATTGATGACCAACGTGCGAATGCGGGAGTATACTATGAAAACAATGCGAAAGAGTCCGATTATCTTTCTTTGGGAAAAGATGTAGACGAGAAAATTGAACAACCCTTGAAATGGGGTTCTTTTAAGCAAAAATTTTTCAACACGGCAATCATCGCTTCCGGGAAACCCTTTAATAAAGATGCTGCCCTGAAATCAACGCTTCCCAAGGAGGAAGATAAAACTACCGTGAAATTTGTTGCAGCCCAGTTACAAATACCTTATGACGGATCCAACCAGTTCAGTTATCAGATGCAGATGTATATGGGTCCCAATAAATTCGACGAATTAAAAGCAACCAAATCAGACCTAACATCTATCATACCATTGGGCGGCAGTATTTTAGGCTTGCTCAACAAGTATTTTATCATTCCTATTTTCCATTTTTTCAGTAAGTTTCTGTCGAACTACGGTATTATTATTTTCATTCTGGCGTTAGTGATCAAACTGGTCACCTTTCCGTTTACCTACAAATCCACTCTTTCGATGATAAAAATGAAAGTGCTGAAACCGGAGCTGGATGAATTAAAGAAGAAATTTCCAAATCAGGCTGAATACGGACAAAAACAAATGGAACTATACAGCCAGACCGGCGTTAGTCCTTTTGGAGGATGTTTGCCGATGCTGCTGCAGATGCCCATCCTGATTGCGATGTACCGGTTTTTTCCTGCATCTATTGAATTAAGGCAACAACCCTTCCTTTGGGCAACCGACCTGTCAAGTTTTGATGCTATTGTAACATGGGGGCCTGAAATACCGCTTATTGGAAACCACCTGAGTTTATTTACTATTCTTATGGCGGTATCCTCTATCGCAGTTACAAAGCTTACAAGCATGGCCCAGCCCAGTGCCGGCCCCGATGATATGATGGCACAGCAAATGAAAATAATGCAATATGTAATGCCGGTCATGTTGTTATTTATCTTTAACAAACAGCCTGCCGCATTAAGCTATTACTACTTCCTCTTCAATATACTTACCATCGGTCAGAATTGGATTATACAGAAATTCTTTGTGGATGAAGCCAAAATTCACCTGCAGATACAGGAAAACAGAAAGAAGCCGAAAAAGCAAGGCGCTTTCCAGCAAAGAATGCAGGAAATGATGAAACAACAACAGGAATTGAAGAAGGGTAAATAA
- a CDS encoding DUF4296 domain-containing protein: MSRNYFFYKYKAFFVVAIVSCLFILSCFRNPYTDENSIKLTHAKFIKVLVDVLLMESYVAEKLPVSTDSLLPVKLSLYDSIFSYHKIDSSAFYSTLRYYQSHPREFSAILHKVDSTLNKIKPGDTINSIPSFVPPPNIEQLQSFREQEKLMGEEYLKNKKRLQKNKTNKDYN; this comes from the coding sequence ATGAGCAGAAATTATTTTTTTTATAAATATAAGGCATTTTTTGTAGTGGCAATAGTATCCTGTCTATTTATTCTGTCCTGTTTTAGGAACCCTTATACTGATGAAAATTCAATAAAATTAACACATGCTAAATTTATAAAAGTTTTAGTGGATGTGTTGTTAATGGAATCTTATGTTGCGGAAAAGCTACCTGTTAGTACGGATTCGCTTTTACCGGTCAAATTAAGCCTTTATGATTCTATATTTTCATATCACAAAATAGACAGTTCGGCTTTTTATTCTACGTTGCGTTATTATCAGTCACATCCGAGAGAGTTTTCTGCCATTCTGCATAAAGTCGACTCAACCTTAAATAAAATCAAACCGGGTGATACAATCAATAGTATTCCTTCATTTGTTCCGCCTCCCAATATTGAACAATTACAGAGTTTTAGAGAACAGGAGAAATTGATGGGAGAGGAATATTTAAAGAATAAAAAACGTTTACAAAAAAATAAGACCAATAAGGATTATAATTAA
- the bioB gene encoding biotin synthase BioB has translation MVMIKNSWNIQEITEVYNQPLLELIYQAATVHRKYNETGEVQVCTLLSVKTGGCPEDCAYCPQAARYQTGVKVHKLMDYDDVLSKANEAKQNGSTRFCMGAAWREVRDNKDFDRVIEMVKGVNSLGMEVCCTMGMLTADQAKRLKEAGLSAYNHNLDTSEEHYDKIITTRTYEDRLQTIGNVREAGISVCSGGIIGLGESHDARIGMIHTLATLPEHPESVPVNALVAVEGTPLEDMKRVSVFDMVRMIATVRITMPKTMVRLSAGRLDMPVAEQALCFMAGANSIFAGDKLLTTPNPSFTDDMAMFDILGLKPRESFKIEQEVVAAH, from the coding sequence ATTGTTATGATAAAGAATAGCTGGAACATTCAGGAAATAACTGAAGTCTATAACCAACCATTATTAGAGTTGATATATCAGGCTGCCACTGTTCATAGAAAATACAATGAAACCGGTGAGGTTCAGGTATGTACCTTGTTATCAGTAAAGACAGGCGGATGCCCGGAAGATTGTGCCTATTGTCCGCAGGCAGCCCGCTACCAGACTGGCGTGAAAGTGCATAAATTAATGGACTATGATGATGTGTTATCCAAAGCTAATGAAGCTAAACAAAATGGTTCGACCCGCTTCTGTATGGGCGCAGCCTGGAGGGAGGTAAGAGACAATAAAGACTTTGACAGAGTGATTGAAATGGTGAAAGGAGTGAACAGTTTAGGGATGGAGGTATGCTGTACCATGGGCATGCTGACAGCCGACCAGGCAAAAAGATTAAAAGAAGCCGGTTTGTCTGCATACAATCATAATCTGGATACGTCTGAAGAGCATTACGATAAGATTATTACGACCAGAACCTACGAAGACAGGCTGCAGACCATTGGCAATGTGCGGGAGGCTGGGATAAGTGTTTGCAGTGGGGGGATTATAGGATTAGGGGAGAGTCATGATGCCAGGATTGGCATGATTCATACCCTTGCCACATTGCCGGAACATCCGGAATCCGTTCCGGTAAATGCCCTGGTGGCCGTGGAGGGTACACCGCTGGAGGATATGAAGCGGGTTTCCGTATTTGATATGGTCAGAATGATTGCCACAGTTCGCATTACGATGCCTAAAACAATGGTACGCTTAAGTGCAGGTCGCCTCGACATGCCGGTCGCAGAGCAGGCTCTATGTTTTATGGCGGGTGCTAATTCCATTTTTGCAGGAGATAAGTTGCTGACAACCCCCAATCCAAGTTTTACAGATGATATGGCCATGTTCGATATATTAGGTCTAAAACCAAGAGAATCCTTTAAAATAGAACAGGAAGTTGTTGCTGCCCATTAA
- the bioD gene encoding dethiobiotin synthase: MKGFFVTGIGTDIGKTVASAVLVEALKGDYWKPVQSGNQDFTDADFVREFTIHHQTIHPEEYLFKAPVSPHLAAELECKYIDIQNFMIPKSNNYLIVEGAGGVMAPLNNKYLIKDLIIKFQLPVILISMNYLGSINHTILTNNALNESGIKTAGIIFNGTANPDNERFILNYTGLKLIGNIPKADIMSKGFIVQQAKAIRGKLMETIASYPDHSDNDNQLQVDYESF, translated from the coding sequence ATGAAAGGTTTTTTTGTTACCGGAATAGGAACGGATATAGGCAAAACTGTTGCGTCAGCCGTATTAGTGGAGGCACTAAAGGGTGATTATTGGAAGCCTGTGCAGTCTGGTAACCAGGATTTTACGGATGCCGACTTTGTTCGGGAGTTTACCATTCATCATCAAACCATTCATCCGGAAGAGTATTTGTTTAAAGCACCAGTTTCTCCACATTTGGCTGCTGAATTAGAATGTAAATATATTGATATACAAAATTTTATGATTCCAAAGTCAAATAATTACTTAATAGTAGAAGGGGCTGGGGGGGTGATGGCTCCGTTGAATAATAAGTATTTAATTAAAGATTTAATAATTAAGTTTCAATTGCCTGTTATTCTTATTTCTATGAACTATTTAGGCAGCATAAACCACACTATCCTGACCAATAATGCCTTAAATGAATCTGGTATTAAGACAGCAGGTATTATTTTTAACGGAACAGCAAATCCGGATAATGAGCGATTCATTTTAAATTATACAGGATTAAAGCTAATCGGTAATATTCCAAAAGCTGACATTATGTCTAAAGGTTTCATAGTTCAGCAGGCAAAGGCTATCAGGGGAAAGTTGATGGAAACGATTGCTTCTTATCCTGATCATTCCGACAACGACAATCAACTTCAAGTGGACTATGAATCTTTCTGA